The Lycium ferocissimum isolate CSIRO_LF1 unplaced genomic scaffold, AGI_CSIRO_Lferr_CH_V1 ctg984, whole genome shotgun sequence genome has a segment encoding these proteins:
- the LOC132046208 gene encoding protein SHORTAGE IN CHIASMATA 1 — translation MRTRFLSRDYFNSAPCPPLDFLRLPLPHLPASNASTFDDLHCFHKLPTLSNIDVEIERFPIDETLSRLFSYVFPHRIHVELAQFADPQPFAGKPDFDEQTSGTTNSEGPMVSYGKGKGNLEMVQFEIPELDSSSLPLLEDIPYFGKENMSIPSQISDDENKLDMPDLEVRLQHSLDTLQSICSVDDICSVSFLEKSSDLMEDSDFSQGKYHSSIDVFPLLEVDEAGLGIVSDNFIKEKVLIFENIELQCETPESEGMGNGNELLNSTKFDTFQHLSNGSLTMDCLEVEVPCLNFSLEMDLISIIELEKNSVIHQGIENDGPIWVGSLIIFDELQFFDSDLYNFCEFLSEAKVDIEDTCDLMLREAKNFRNFDELVVSHELIPVDNSFGSLPVPLVSENGNIKSLHFCIKQILAELEPQSFSMSDGLYLDWHFVEEEKFKCREDFFNLSGEIDDNNIDLCLNFIDNEMLISDFFFSSDSPQKPKRVESKEMLSLPSNGIPVSPMPHNIEVSTKLLKDGKFSTEGVSSQYISKKASLFADSWSEFNDLDFFLNPKEHGRDKDYKPADSSVDTNAMGQGRFLPSAATSVQPQQWNIKVHQVLLSSDILLLIDDLRKIFQVIFERRRDLIETQDPSQAVDDIAILRLSKKKLINLIKKRSVCRTSLFQDSDNTMSLVTLSAIKQMVWYLCYYGLHTTYLYIEKLYRSLKGLDSKLDFLYNFIKDVHQKVEKDIHKFHPSLSVIKGILQARMSKGSSKILIVAEPVFWWSVKKLLTSMNISFSQPQNRQKDDFYKLEDASQMIHESHCCLVTQEHLFAPFPFDKFEIILEYGGSQGSSKVSSISPKSDRVPPLHFLKVEMEDPSVAKALCDGVDMPNTDEPRMARGPHSFSTLNEIDVTFEELLNFLPVEKNLKGGSMEALLGNEACSAVSQHAVFSLRSEQNCGSADGCPETIIIVNTHNFDKEMVISRRSTYQKILAFEKKGVQVVERDLRQPVDIIVSASACLAWYDSKNIAKKATAPDEAFSCLPLCVENIAASILMSLSFSFSGCILVFEGEGDFISGIMESSDELYAAAASLGMDIQIFYSYTSEMTEEIILSCIELSSRTSRGLYSKMPESQTLAESFLTAFPSINSLSAHAILSSVGLLVEFLEWPREHRIHAVQKYQVPVESITLLSALSRFGEREDSKSGMTDCSSSVSSAPDSESLHFKRTYGGTKRKTTWDIENLNMPKSELFDFDPPRTFSKGRLHHPRASGLRDSLVSEDINLFDEFGKSSLSFDEPCVHRQLLDTYVTKDLFDVTELCDYQMRKNPQMGGGELNKFKASQIDKCLHPRERVDVGMMNKLDRQNNYSGNLKEDITGEVINIDDTVASGKAFHNAKYKSFSTQVHAMETRTTGVPTAAKKLFFGASDFQEFPTTVEIDSSPDACTSVRDLGQGSRQGMGQHLNAGFNHNKIQFKHQKWVPEEGISQKVNLTDLMKQEKNTACYGETPLSNALQSTRLQQGSPWTIEFLNRIREKSRSRQQSLPCDLSAPCYGYLSKSSKVTKRKSPSTLELYKYQGNSFPEAATRRKRHMKGMQLPASTSEKASDRPIPSWTPIDKRAKRELSFATNGNGGQSKLVWSDKNSHAFGRRY, via the exons ATGCGAACTCGATTTCTGAGCAGAGATTACTTCAATTCGGCTCCATGTCCACCCTTGGATTTCCTTCGCCTGCCTCTTCCTCATCTCCCTGCTTCCAACGCCTCCACATTCGATGACCTTCATTGTTTTCACAAACTTCCTACACTTAGTAATATCGATGTCGAAATCGAGAGATTTCCAATTGATGAAACTCTCTCTCGCTTATTCTCATATGTTTTTCCTCACAGGATTCATGTTGAACTTGCCCAGTTCGCAGATCCTCAGCCTTTCGCTGGAAAACCTGACTTTGATGAGCAAACAAGCGGAACTACAAATTCAGAG GGGCCTATGGTTTCCTATGGCAAGGGGAAGGGCAATCTTGAAATGGTCCAATTTGAGATTCCAGAGCTGGATTCATCCTCACTTCCATTG CTAGAAGACATCCCTTATTTTGGAAAGGAGAACATGTCGATTCCCTCTCAGATTTCAGATGATGAAAATAAGCTG GATATGCCCGATCTTGAAGTTAGGCTGCAACATTCCCTTGACACTCTGCAATCTATTTGTTCAGTGGATGACATCTGTTCTGTGTCTTTTCTGGAGAAAAGCTCTGATTTGATGGAAGATAGTGATTTCAGTCAGGGGAAATATCATTCTAGTATTGATGTCTTTCCTCTTCTTGAAGTGGATGAGGCAGGTTTGGGTATTGTCAGTGATAACTTTATAAAGGAGAAAGttctaatatttgaaaatattgaGCTTCAGTGTGAGACACCAGAAAGTGAAGGAATGGGTAACGGAAATGAGCTTTTGAATTCCACAAAGTTTGACACATTTCAACACCTGTCAAATGGTAGTTTAACAATGGACTGCCTTGAAGTTGAGGTTCCGTGCTTGAACTTCTCTTTAGAGATGGATCTGATAAGTATTATTGAGCTTGAGAAAAACTCGGTGATCCATCAAGGCATAGAAAATGATGGTCCAATATGGGTAGGAAGCCTGATCATTTTTGATGAATTGCAATTCTTTGATTCAGACCTTTATAATTTTTGTGAATTCCTGTCTGAAGCAAAAGTAGATATTGAAGATACATGTGACCTGATGTTGAGGGAGGCCAAGAACTTCAGGAACTTTGACGAATTGGTTGTTTCCCATGAGCTCATCCCTGTGGATAATTCTTTCGGATCATTGCCTGTGCCACTAGTTTCTGAGAATGGAAATATAAAGTCATTGCACTTCTGTATTAAGCAAATCCTAGCTGAGTTGGAGCCACAGTCTTTCTCTATGTCTGATGGATTATACTTGGATTGGCATTTTgtggaagaagagaaattcaagTGTCGAGAAGACTTCTTCAATTTATCGGGAGAGATAGATGATAACAACATTGACCTTTGCTTGAACTTTATCGACAATGAGATGCTTATATCAGACTTTTTTTTCTCTAGTGATAGTCCACAAAAACCAAAGAGAGTGGAGAGCAAAGAAATGTTGAGTTTACCTTCCAATGGTATTCCTGTTTCTCCCATGCCTCATAACATAGAAGTGTCGACTAAGTTGCTGAAGGATGGAAAGTTCTCAACTGAAGGAGTATCATCCCAATATATTTCTAAAAAGGCATCTTTGTTTGCTGACTCCTGGTCAGAGTTTAATGATCTTGATTTTTTCTTAAATCCAAAAGAGCATGGTAGAGACAAAGATTATAAACCAGCTGACAGTTCCGTTGATACTAATGCCATGGGCCAGGGCAGGTTTCTCCCTTCTGCTGCCACATCAGTGCAACCTCAGCAGTGGAATATCAAGGTGCATCAAGTATTGTTGTCTTCTGATATTCTACTTCTAATTGATGATCTTAGGAAAATCTTTCAAGTTATCTTTGAAAGACGGAGAGATTTAATTGAGACTCAGGATCCATCTCAAGCTGTGGACGATATTGCTATTCTCCGCCTTTCAAAGAAAAAGCTCATCAACTTGATTAAGAAAAGAAGTGTGTGCAGAACTTCTTTGTTCCAGGATAGTGATAACACAATGTCATTGGTCACATTGTCTGCGATCAAACAGATGGTGTGGTATCTGTGCTACTATGGTCTGCATACAACCTATCTATACATAGAAAAGTTGTACAGAAGCTTAAAGGGATTGGACTCTAAACTTGACTTCCTCTACAACTTCATAAAAGATGTGCATCAGAAGGTTGAAAAAGATATACATAAGTTCCATCCATCTCTTTCTGTTATTAAGGGTATACTGCAGGCGCGTATGAGCAAGGGTAGTTCAAAAATATTGATTGTGGCTGAGCCAGTGTTCTGGTGGTCAGTGAAGAAACTGTTAACTTCCATGAATATTTCATTTAGTCAACCACAGAATAGACAGAAGGATGATTTTTACAAATTAGAAGATGCCAGCCAAATGATTCACGAATCACATTGCTGTTTAGTAACCCAAGA GCATCTGTTTGCCCCATTTCCATTTGACAAATTTGAAATTATCTTGGAATATGGAGGTTCGCAAGGATCATCGAAAGTATCTTCCATCTCACCAAAGTCAGATAGAGTTCCTCCACTTCATTTCCTTAAGGTGGAGATGGAGGACCCCAGTGTTGCAAAAGCACTTTGTGATGGCGTTGACATGCCCAACACAGATGAACCTAGAATGGCAA GAGGTCCTCACTCTTTCTCTACTCTCAATGAGATTGACGTTACATTTGAAGAACTGCTGAATTTCCTTCCAGTGGAAAAGAACTTGAAGGGTGGAAGCATGGAAGCATTACTGGGAAATGAAGCTTGCTCTGCTGTATCTCAACATGCAGTGTTCAGTTTAAGATCTGAGCAAAACTGCGGAAGCGCAGATGGCTGTCCTGAGACAATCATTATAGTTAACACACACAACTTTGATAAGGAAATGGTAATTTCAAGGAGAAGTACATACCAAAAGATTCTTGCATTTGAGAAGAAAGGAGTACAGGTCGTAGAGCGTGATCTACGTCAGCCTGTTGATATTATAGTCAgtgcatcagcttgccttgccTGGTATGACAGCAAAAACATTGCAAAGAAAGCTACTGCACCCGACGAGGCTTTTTCTTGCTTGCCTCTGTGTGTTGAGAATATTGCAGCAAGTATTTTGATGTCACTCAGTTTTTCTTTCAGTGGCTGCATCCTG GTCTTTGAGGGAGAAGGCGACTTTATATCAGGAATTATGGAGTCATCTGATGAGCTCTATGCTGCTGCTGCTAGCTTGGGCATGGATATACAGATCTTTTATTCATATACTTCTGAGATGACTGAGGAGATCATATTATCTTGTATCGAACTTTCGTCGAGGACAAGCAGAGGGCTCTACTCTAAGATGCCTGAGTCACAAACACTGGCAGAATCATTCCTTACTGCATTTCCTTCAATTAATTCACTCTCAGCTCATGCAATATTGTCTTCAGTGGGCTTGCTTGTTGAGTTTCTGGAATGGCCACGTGAACACAGAATTCATGCAGTTCAGAAATATCAGGTTCCTGTTGAAAGCATCACATTACTGAGTGCTTTGAGCAGATTTGGGGAGCGGGAAGATTCTAAATCGGGAATGACAGATTGCTCCTCTTCAGTTTCTTCTGCTCCAGACTCTGAAAGTCTTCATTTCAAACGCACCTATGGCGggacaaaaagaaaaaccacCTGGGATATTGAGAATCTGAATATgcctaaaagtgaattatttgaTTTTGATCCACCAAGAACATTTTCTAAAGGCAGATTGCATCATCCCAGAGCATCTGGCCTGCGTGATTCTTTGGTTTCAGAAGATATCAACTtgtttgatgaatttgggaaGTCTAGCTTATCATTTGACGAACCGTGTGTTCACAGACAGTTATTAGACACCTATGTCACAAAAGATCTTTTTGACGTAACTGAGCTCTGTGACTATCAGATGAGAAAAAATCCACAGATGGGAGGTGGTGAGTTAAATAAATTCAAGGCCTCACAAATTGATAAGTGTTTGCATCCAAGAGAGAGAGTTGATGTgggtatgatgaacaaattggATAGACAAAACAACTATTCAGGAAATCTTAAAGAGGATATCACAGGTGAGGTTATTAACATTGATGATACTGTCGCATCTGGAAAAGCTTTCCATAATGCAAAATACAAGTCCTTTTCTACCCAGGTGCATGCAATGGAGACTCGTACAACAGGAGTTCCTACAGCTGCTAAAAAACTCTTTTTTGGAGCAAGTGATTTCCAAGAATTTCCAACCACTGTGGAAATTGACTCTAGCCCAGATGCCTGCACTTCTGTGAGAGACCTTGGGCAAGGATCAAGGCAAGGAATGGGACAGCATTTAAATGCAGGCTTCAATCATAATAAGATTCAATTTAAGCACCAGAAATGGGTCCCAGAAGAGGGTATATCCCAGAAAGTTAATTTGACTGATCTGatgaagcaagaaaaaaataCTGCCTGTTATGGCGAGACACCACTCTCAAACGCACTTCAATCCACTCGATTGCAGCAAGGTTCACCCTGGACAATTGAATTTCTGAACAGAATCAGGGAAAAGAGTCGGTCACGCCAGCAATCTCTCCCATGTGACTTATCAGCCCCTTGTTACGGATACCTCAGTAAATCATCAAAAGTTACAAAGAGAAAGAGTCCATCTACTCTGGAACTTTACAAGTACCAAGGAAACAGTTTCCCAGAGGCAGCAACCAGGAGAAAGAGGCATATGAAGGGCATGCAGCTACCAGCATCCACTAGTGAGAAGGCTTCAGATCGTCCTATTCCATCATGGACACCCATTGATAAGAGAGCAAAacgg GAGCTATCCTTTGCAACAAATGGAAACGGAGGGCAATCTAAACTGGTATGGAGTGACAAGAACTCTCATGCATTTGGCAGAAGATATTAA
- the LOC132046209 gene encoding uncharacterized protein LOC132046209 isoform X2 has protein sequence MFKSSKWKKEKIKAVFQMQFQVTQVPPLKAKKLMISLVPADAGKPTVKLGKAAIDEGTCSWENPIYETVKLVRDPKTGKFRQNIYYFSVASGSSKSGFLGEVGLDFADLVEATETLVVSLPLMPLETGAILHVAVQNMEAAHETRRTEDSEISRTESLDQSFETELRSDSHYGNGHCTTEDEELNETFDYSKQNNVPRDPQPKNSLVNQFYPQNAVNPLERHLHQRSSTDCSLGSDLDGSLIDTTQRSEEDFLRDTAQETSNNSFESMKNKIIMLERQVELSEIELQTLRKQIVKETKRAQEQSRQIVNLKEEREILKTECEKLKLRCTDEVDAVVSDNSRADDKYSTALLEEIRHKLQKEKNLNSKLMLKLQKTEDSNSELILTVRDLNKMLDQKDKDNLYLSEKVRSNKDLLEAVAERTHLKIGQNEDRKAKELKIADVSQGMKQTIENLQNEIEVYKKDYNEMKEQMDQLESHCQVLETENDDINRNLEQCEQQKQKTQQEHSESLGTVKHFKLQVERLEEEMKTQTLQYSKSLDTINELETQVSMLEKELETQSQEFEEHLEAVTQAKVKQEQRAIKAEEALRRARWSNAKAAQKLQEELKRLSDDMTLKIEEKEELANDAIMETNVLREENKILEELLQKSEEELKSTKAHYEREVLELKALSMKKGYDAEQVEKLTAEMEVEQILTMQKEWERELASVRREAEMFLEELIPLRTKVDQKKKIEETLQSEVEKLHLQNDEMRCTTNQLKLENENLMKLVLKLQEQENESPATQDGIVAGGRKCIGENIHRQGNGFTEGRIVQNGSGKNANITRREVDSGRAAETINGQSQYIHDPKELRGQVDLLTERNKHMEHELKEMQERYSEISLKFAEVEGERQQLVMALRNLKNGKR, from the exons ATGTTCAAGTCTTCAAAATGGAAAAAGGAGAAGATCAAAGCTGTATTCCAAATGCAGTTTCAGGTAACACAG GTGCCTCCGCTAAAAGCAAAAAAACTGATGATTTCGCTAGTTCCGGCAGATGCTGGAAAGCCGACAGTGAAACTAGGAAAAGCAGCAATTGACGAAGGAACCTGTTCATGGGAAAATCCTATTTACGAGACAGTGAAATTAGTCAGGGATCCAAAAACAGGAAAATTTAGACAAAACATTTACTACTTTTCTGTGGCATCG GGATCATCAAAATCAGGTTTTCTGGGAGAAGTTGGTCTCGATTTTGCGGATTTGGTAGAGGCAACTGAAACCTTAGTAGTATCTCTACCACTAATGCCATTGGAGACTGGCGCAATTTTGCAT GTCGCAGTACAGAATATGGAAGCAGCTCATGAAACCAG GCGTACTGAAGATAGTGAAATCTCAAGGACTGAATCACTAGATCAAAGCTTTGAAACTGAACTGAGAAGCGACAGCCATTACGGAAACGGACATTGTACTACTGAA GATGAAGAGTTGAATGAAACATTTGATTATTCCAAGCAAAATAATGTCCCACGGGATCCTCAACCAAAAAACAGTCTTGTGAATCAGTTCTACCCACAAAATGCAGTTAATCCTCTAGAAAGACATCTACACCAGAGATCGTCCACAGATTGCTCGCTTGGATCTGATTTAGATGGGAGTTTAATTGATACAACACAAAGATCAGAGGAGGACTTTCTGAGAGACACTGCCCAAGAAACTTCAAATAACAGTTTTGAGTCcatgaaaaataagatcatcatGCTCGAACGTCAGGTAGAATTGTCAGAGATAGAACTGCAGACACTCAGAAAGCAAATTGTGAAAGAGACCAAAAGGGCACAGGAACAGTCAAGACAAATTGTCAACCTaaaagaggagagagagatCCTTAAAACCGAATGTGAGAAACTTAAGCTGAGATGTACAGATGAGGTGGATGCAGTAGTTTCAGATAATTCAAGAGCAGATGACAAATATTCGACAGCTCTATTGGAAGAAATTAGGCATAAGCTTCAGAAAGAGAAGAACTTAAATAGCAAGTTGATGCTGAAGTTGCAAAAGACAGAAGACTCTAATTCTGAACTGATTCTTACCGTAAGAGACCTCAACAAAATGTTGGATCAGAAAGATAAGGACAATTTGTATCTTTCCGAAAAAGTTAGGTCCAATAAGGATTTGCTAGAGGCCGTTGCCGAGAGAACCCATCTCAAGATTGGTCAGAATGAAGATAGAAAAGCTAAGGAGCTTAAAATTGCTGATGTATCTCAAGGAATGAAGCAGACAATTGAAAACTTACAGAATGAAATAGAGGTCTACAAGAAAGACTACAATGAAATGAAAGAACAGATGGACCAGCTTGAAAGCCACTGCCAAGTGCTGGAGACAGAAAATGACGATATTAATCGTAACCTAGAGCAATGTGAGCAGCAAAAGCAGAAAACGCAACAAGAACACTCAGAATCTTTAGGCACTGTAAAGCACTTTAAACTCCAGGTGGAGAGACTAGAGGAAGAAATGAAAACACAAACATTACAGTACTCAAAATCATTGGATACGATAAATGAACTTGAAACACAGGTTTCAATGCTGGAGAAAGAACTGGAAACGCAGTCACAGGAATTTGAAGAACATCTGGAAGCAGTCACCCAAGCTAAAGTTAAGCAGGAGCAGAGGGCCATAAAAGCAGAGGAAGCATTGAGAAGGGCAAGGTGGAGTAATGCTAAGGCAGCTCAGAAACTTCAGGAAGAATTAAAAAGGCTATCAGACGACATGACATTGAAgattgaagagaaagaagaactGGCCAATGATGCAATAATGGAAACAAATGTTCTACGTGAGGAGAACAAAATTTTAGAGGAATTACTGCAGAAATCTGAAGAAGAACTTAAATCAACAAAAGCTCACTATGAAAGAGAAGTTCTTGAGCTGAAAGCTTTATCAATGAAGAAAGGATATGATGCGGAACAAGTGGAAAAATTGACTGCTGAAATGGAGGTAGAACAAATATTGACCATGCAAAAGGAATGGGAGAGGGAGCTAGCTTCAGTGAGGAGGGAAGCAGAAATGTTTCTGGAGGAATTAATTCCCCTGAGGACTAAAGTggatcaaaagaagaaaattgaagagaccTTACAATCAGAAGTAGAGAAGCTCCACCTACAGAATGACGAAATGAGATGCACTACAAATCAACTAAAGTTGGAGAATGAGAACCTGATGAAGCTCGTGCTCAAATTACAGGAACAG GAGAATGAATCACCTGCTACTCAGGATGGTATTGTTGctggaggaagaaaatgtattgggGAGAACATTCATCGCCAAGGGAATGGGTTTACAGAAGGAAGAATTGTGCAGAATGGATCCGGAAAGAATGCTAATATAACAAG AAGAGAAGTTGATTCAGGCAGAGCGGCAGAAACAATCAATGGCCAGTCCCAATATATACATGATCCAAAAGAATTACGAGGTCAAGTAGATTTATTGACTGAGAGAAACAAACACATGGAGCATGAATTGAAGGAAATGCAAGAGAGATATTCAGAAATAAGTCTCAAATTTGCAGAGGTAGAAGGTGAAAGGCAACAACTTGTCATGGCTTTGCGcaatttaaaaaatggaaagagGTAG
- the LOC132046209 gene encoding uncharacterized protein LOC132046209 isoform X1: MFKSSKWKKEKIKAVFQMQFQVTQVPPLKAKKLMISLVPADAGKPTVKLGKAAIDEGTCSWENPIYETVKLVRDPKTGKFRQNIYYFSVASGSSKSGFLGEVGLDFADLVEATETLVVSLPLMPLETGAILHVAVQNMEAAHETSFRRTEDSEISRTESLDQSFETELRSDSHYGNGHCTTEDEELNETFDYSKQNNVPRDPQPKNSLVNQFYPQNAVNPLERHLHQRSSTDCSLGSDLDGSLIDTTQRSEEDFLRDTAQETSNNSFESMKNKIIMLERQVELSEIELQTLRKQIVKETKRAQEQSRQIVNLKEEREILKTECEKLKLRCTDEVDAVVSDNSRADDKYSTALLEEIRHKLQKEKNLNSKLMLKLQKTEDSNSELILTVRDLNKMLDQKDKDNLYLSEKVRSNKDLLEAVAERTHLKIGQNEDRKAKELKIADVSQGMKQTIENLQNEIEVYKKDYNEMKEQMDQLESHCQVLETENDDINRNLEQCEQQKQKTQQEHSESLGTVKHFKLQVERLEEEMKTQTLQYSKSLDTINELETQVSMLEKELETQSQEFEEHLEAVTQAKVKQEQRAIKAEEALRRARWSNAKAAQKLQEELKRLSDDMTLKIEEKEELANDAIMETNVLREENKILEELLQKSEEELKSTKAHYEREVLELKALSMKKGYDAEQVEKLTAEMEVEQILTMQKEWERELASVRREAEMFLEELIPLRTKVDQKKKIEETLQSEVEKLHLQNDEMRCTTNQLKLENENLMKLVLKLQEQENESPATQDGIVAGGRKCIGENIHRQGNGFTEGRIVQNGSGKNANITRREVDSGRAAETINGQSQYIHDPKELRGQVDLLTERNKHMEHELKEMQERYSEISLKFAEVEGERQQLVMALRNLKNGKR; encoded by the exons ATGTTCAAGTCTTCAAAATGGAAAAAGGAGAAGATCAAAGCTGTATTCCAAATGCAGTTTCAGGTAACACAG GTGCCTCCGCTAAAAGCAAAAAAACTGATGATTTCGCTAGTTCCGGCAGATGCTGGAAAGCCGACAGTGAAACTAGGAAAAGCAGCAATTGACGAAGGAACCTGTTCATGGGAAAATCCTATTTACGAGACAGTGAAATTAGTCAGGGATCCAAAAACAGGAAAATTTAGACAAAACATTTACTACTTTTCTGTGGCATCG GGATCATCAAAATCAGGTTTTCTGGGAGAAGTTGGTCTCGATTTTGCGGATTTGGTAGAGGCAACTGAAACCTTAGTAGTATCTCTACCACTAATGCCATTGGAGACTGGCGCAATTTTGCAT GTCGCAGTACAGAATATGGAAGCAGCTCATGAAACCAG TTTCAGGCGTACTGAAGATAGTGAAATCTCAAGGACTGAATCACTAGATCAAAGCTTTGAAACTGAACTGAGAAGCGACAGCCATTACGGAAACGGACATTGTACTACTGAA GATGAAGAGTTGAATGAAACATTTGATTATTCCAAGCAAAATAATGTCCCACGGGATCCTCAACCAAAAAACAGTCTTGTGAATCAGTTCTACCCACAAAATGCAGTTAATCCTCTAGAAAGACATCTACACCAGAGATCGTCCACAGATTGCTCGCTTGGATCTGATTTAGATGGGAGTTTAATTGATACAACACAAAGATCAGAGGAGGACTTTCTGAGAGACACTGCCCAAGAAACTTCAAATAACAGTTTTGAGTCcatgaaaaataagatcatcatGCTCGAACGTCAGGTAGAATTGTCAGAGATAGAACTGCAGACACTCAGAAAGCAAATTGTGAAAGAGACCAAAAGGGCACAGGAACAGTCAAGACAAATTGTCAACCTaaaagaggagagagagatCCTTAAAACCGAATGTGAGAAACTTAAGCTGAGATGTACAGATGAGGTGGATGCAGTAGTTTCAGATAATTCAAGAGCAGATGACAAATATTCGACAGCTCTATTGGAAGAAATTAGGCATAAGCTTCAGAAAGAGAAGAACTTAAATAGCAAGTTGATGCTGAAGTTGCAAAAGACAGAAGACTCTAATTCTGAACTGATTCTTACCGTAAGAGACCTCAACAAAATGTTGGATCAGAAAGATAAGGACAATTTGTATCTTTCCGAAAAAGTTAGGTCCAATAAGGATTTGCTAGAGGCCGTTGCCGAGAGAACCCATCTCAAGATTGGTCAGAATGAAGATAGAAAAGCTAAGGAGCTTAAAATTGCTGATGTATCTCAAGGAATGAAGCAGACAATTGAAAACTTACAGAATGAAATAGAGGTCTACAAGAAAGACTACAATGAAATGAAAGAACAGATGGACCAGCTTGAAAGCCACTGCCAAGTGCTGGAGACAGAAAATGACGATATTAATCGTAACCTAGAGCAATGTGAGCAGCAAAAGCAGAAAACGCAACAAGAACACTCAGAATCTTTAGGCACTGTAAAGCACTTTAAACTCCAGGTGGAGAGACTAGAGGAAGAAATGAAAACACAAACATTACAGTACTCAAAATCATTGGATACGATAAATGAACTTGAAACACAGGTTTCAATGCTGGAGAAAGAACTGGAAACGCAGTCACAGGAATTTGAAGAACATCTGGAAGCAGTCACCCAAGCTAAAGTTAAGCAGGAGCAGAGGGCCATAAAAGCAGAGGAAGCATTGAGAAGGGCAAGGTGGAGTAATGCTAAGGCAGCTCAGAAACTTCAGGAAGAATTAAAAAGGCTATCAGACGACATGACATTGAAgattgaagagaaagaagaactGGCCAATGATGCAATAATGGAAACAAATGTTCTACGTGAGGAGAACAAAATTTTAGAGGAATTACTGCAGAAATCTGAAGAAGAACTTAAATCAACAAAAGCTCACTATGAAAGAGAAGTTCTTGAGCTGAAAGCTTTATCAATGAAGAAAGGATATGATGCGGAACAAGTGGAAAAATTGACTGCTGAAATGGAGGTAGAACAAATATTGACCATGCAAAAGGAATGGGAGAGGGAGCTAGCTTCAGTGAGGAGGGAAGCAGAAATGTTTCTGGAGGAATTAATTCCCCTGAGGACTAAAGTggatcaaaagaagaaaattgaagagaccTTACAATCAGAAGTAGAGAAGCTCCACCTACAGAATGACGAAATGAGATGCACTACAAATCAACTAAAGTTGGAGAATGAGAACCTGATGAAGCTCGTGCTCAAATTACAGGAACAG GAGAATGAATCACCTGCTACTCAGGATGGTATTGTTGctggaggaagaaaatgtattgggGAGAACATTCATCGCCAAGGGAATGGGTTTACAGAAGGAAGAATTGTGCAGAATGGATCCGGAAAGAATGCTAATATAACAAG AAGAGAAGTTGATTCAGGCAGAGCGGCAGAAACAATCAATGGCCAGTCCCAATATATACATGATCCAAAAGAATTACGAGGTCAAGTAGATTTATTGACTGAGAGAAACAAACACATGGAGCATGAATTGAAGGAAATGCAAGAGAGATATTCAGAAATAAGTCTCAAATTTGCAGAGGTAGAAGGTGAAAGGCAACAACTTGTCATGGCTTTGCGcaatttaaaaaatggaaagagGTAG